The genomic stretch TTTTTATTTTACTGAACTGGATTTTTTTCTAGCGTAAAACTGCTCCATGCTTTCAAAGCCTACCCACAAGAGCAATAACATGATCAGATGATTCTGTGTTTCATAACGATCGAAAATAACCAAGCCAAATAATCCTAAAGTCATTAAACGAATGAGAATACTGAGATAATAATTTTTGTTTTTTTGGCTGATCAGAACATAAAAATAAAGCCCGATACAAAGTATGTTCAAACCCAAAAGGGTGTTAAATAGCATGACATTTCACTCCTTTTGGCCAAATGACATAGAATTAATTTGTTGATATTTTAATCAATCTCGAGTGGGTTGTCGCTCTCATCCGGTCTGAATGTCATTTAAATCGATCAAAAATTTAGTGGCGGTAAAGAAAAGCGGATTTTGTTAAAATGATCCGGTATTTTTATTGCTATAGATGACCTATGACCGACCTGCTTCAAGATGATGAATATGACCGCCGTTTTGCTGGTGTTGCCAAAATTTATGGAGAAGACAGCTTTAACCATTATGAAAAAAGTCATGTGATGGTGATTGGTATCGGGGGCGTAGGTTCATGGGCGGTAGAAGCACTGGCACGTAGTGGTGTGGGCGAGCTGACCTTGGTCGATATGGATGTGGTGGCCGCGTCTAATATTAACCGTCAGTTACCTGCCATGAGTACCACCTTGGGTCATGAAAAAATTGAAGTCATGGCCGAGCGTTGCCGCGCAATTAATCCACGCATTAAAATTAATCTGATTGATGATTACCTGACGCCTGAAAATATCAAAGAAACTTTAGCAGGTGATCCAGATTTAATCCTCGACTGTATTGACGATGTCAAAGCCAAATTTGCTCTGATGCTACATTGTCGCTTTAACAAGATTCCTTTAATTGTATCGGGCGGGGCAGGGGGTAAACTGGACCCGCTGAAAATTCGGGTCGCCGATTTATCTAAAACCGAACAGGATCCGATGCTGGCCAAATTACGTGCCCAGTTACGCAGCAAAGGCATCTGCAAAAAGCCCAAAGAAAAATTCGGCATTACTTGTGTCTATTCCATCGATAATCCATTCTCCAGTGCCGATGTCTGCGCCAGTGCCGGCTTGCGCTGTGGTGGTTATGGCTCTGCCGTGGTGGTAACTTCAAGCTTTGCCATGGTCGCTGTAGCAGAAGGCTTGAAAAAACTCGATAATAAAAGAGCAAAAGCCTGATTTAAAAAATAAAAAGCACAATCTATGTGCTTTTTTTAAACTGGCGTTTAGAATGAAAGGATTCATTTGCAGAACAAAAATAATGTTTTGGAGCAGCTATGTGGTTCTTGCTGGTACTGATTTTGGGGATAGGGGCGTTGGCGATCTGGATGTGGAAACGTCCGGATCCGGTGAAACGTGATCAGGCGAAGGCTATACAACATGATTTATGGATTGAGCAGATTGATGCTCAACTGAAACATGCAGCACGTTTGAGTTCAGATCCGGAATATCCGAATTATGAACGTGCCTATCAGATTTATCAGGGGCTGGCCCAGCAACAGGAAATCCCACAAGCCTATGTAGGCATGGGTCTGATGCATCTGCAAGGTCTGGGACATGAGCAAAATACTGAAAAAGCCATTAGCTACCTAGACAAAGCCTTTCGCTTGGGCAGTGATGAAGCGGCTTATCATTTGGGGCGGATTCATGAAGGGGAGGCATATCAACAGGCTGACCCGGAAAAAGCTTTGTATTGGTACCGACATGCGGTAGCACGTGGCAATCTGGATGCCCAATATCGTATTACTGAACTTTCTTCTACCGAAGGCCAGCCTCAAAACGAGATGACTGCAGAAAAACAGCGTCTGGCATTATTAATTCAAAATGCCGGGCAGGGTCATGCCAATTCGCAGTATCAGTTGGCTCAGTATTATTTGGCAGATTCAACAACCCAAGATTTAGTGCAAGGAATTCATTATCTGTTTCTGGCGGCACAACAAGATCATTTGGCCGCTAATCAGCAGATCGCCGATGATTATGCGCGTGGTCAGATTCTACCGCAAGACCCGACCCAAGCCCTGCAATTTATTAAACGCTGTATCAGTCTCGGTGACCAGAAAGGTCTCTATGATTATTATGCCGGTGTGTTACAAGGCCGTATCGATACCGACCAGCGTCAACGCGTGTTCCAGCATTTATTGCAGCAGTCCAAAGAGCATGCCGATGCACAAGCCAAGACTTTAATCGGGCTGGCTTATTTTCATGGCTGGTATGTTGATAAAAATGAAACCATGGCATTTCGTTACTGGTCGGAAGCGGCCAACAGTCAGCATGCGCCTGCATTATGCATGATTGCTGCGCTGTATTTTGAGCAGCACCTGGTGGCCAACGAACCGCAAAAAGCATTTGAGTTATATCAGGCTGCCTATCAGCTTAGTCCTGATGATGTGTCTGCACAGATGGGGCTAGCGCTGTGTTATTTAAATGGTGTCGGTACAGTAAAAGACATTGCCAAAGCCACACAAATGATTCAGAGCGCGGCACAGCACTATTGGCAGATTGTGGCTCAGTCTGAAGCGGATTTAATTTATATCGTCGGGCGTTTTTATAGTCTGGCGGAATATCCATTGCCGACACGCGACAAAGCCGTCCAGTATCTGAATCAGGCGGTTGCGAAAGGCTCCAAGGAAGCAGCCTGGTTCCTGTATCAGGCTCTGTCAGGTATTTATCCGGTCTTTATCTGTCATTCAGAGCAGGCCAATCGTTATCTGCATCAGGCTGCACAACTGGGACATGCACAGGCACAGGCAGAATTGGGATTGGAGTATCTTAAGGGGCAACAGATTGCGCAGGATATTGCCTTAGGCTTGAGCTATCTGCAAAAAGCGGCTGCTCAGCAGAATGGTGTGGCACTGAATGCTCTGGGTGAAGCATATGAGCAGGGTCAAGGTGTTGAGAGCAATATTGAGCAAGCCGTGCAGTATTATCAGCAGGCGGCAGCACAGGTGAATGCAGATGCTTATAGCCATCTTGGGCGTTTATATACCAAGGGTATTAGTGTAGAGCGTGATATCGGAATCGCACGGGACTGGCTGGAAAAAGGCAGTTTGCTCGGACATGAGCGATCAATTGAATTATTGAAAAATGTGAATGCGTATTTGCAAATGAAATAAACTGACTCAAATCATATGAACTAAAAAAACCGCTGTTTGGCAGCGGTTTTTTTATGGATTAAGCTTTGTTAAGGCAACTGTTTAATCGGGCTACCACCCAATGCCTGCATCAAGGTGACATAGGCATTGTATTGGTTCTGTCGGGTTTGCACCAAGGACAGCCGTGCATTGCGCGTGGTTTCCTGTGCATCCAGCAGGTTTTTCAAGGCTACTGCACCATTACGATAACGCACTTCAGTCAAGCGTTCAGTTCTTTCTGCCAGCTCAACATTCCGTTGCTGCAAAGTCACCTGCTTAGTGAGCTCAGTACGATTCGACAAGGCATTTTCCACATCAGCAAAGGCTTCATACATGGTCTGGCGATACTGGATAATGGCTTTTTCATATTCCAGCTCATTGACTTGCAGATCACGTTTCATGTCATTCCATTGCAGGAAAGGCAAAGTCAGACCAGCACCTAAAGTTGCAACCGGATTTTTCAGGGCATTCGAGAGGGAAGTACTGCTGCCAATACCGGTGGTCAGATTACCGGTCAAACTAATGGATGGATAGTAGCTGGCTTTGTTGGCATCTTTATTGGCTAGTGCCTTACGCAAGCGCAGTTCAGTGGCTCGAAGGTCAGGGCGACGTGACAACAAACTCGCCGGTAAGTCAGCCTGAATACTCGGCAATTGAATATTCGGTAAACGGCTTGGCTCTTGAATCGCGAGCTGTTGAACCGGCATGTGCAGCAATACCGCGAGTCCGGTACGTGTTTCCACACGTTGCTGTTCAATCTGGCTTAAAGTCGCCTGTTGACTTTGAATTGCCTGTTCCGCCTGGGTTAAATCCAGACCGGATACTGCGCCGGCACGATATTGCACCCGCACCAGATCATAGGTTTTTTGCGCGGTCGCCAGATTTTGCTGTACCACACTATAACGTTCATTCAGATAAGCCAGTTGCCAGTACAATTGTGCCGTGGTGCCAATCAGGCTTTGTGCGGTTGCCTGCAAGTCTTCTTCAGAGGCCAGTGCTTCCCAGCGTGCCGCTTCAGTCTGATTGGCCAGTTTACCAAACAGGTCCAGCTCATAGCTTAAGTCCGGATAACCCAGTGAAAGACCCGTCGAAGAATCGCCGCCACCATCTAGGCTAAAACGATGGCCCGTTGAAATTCTTGCATCACCGACGCGAACGCCTTGCTGACTTTGAGCTTGTCTGGCTTGAATGCGGGCCTGTTGTAAACTGATGCCGGCCACTGCCAGATCGGTATTCTGCGCCAATACTTCATTCACCAAATTATTTAATTGCGGATCTTTAAATAAAGTCCACCATTGATCTGCCAGAATATCGGCATGAATCTGCTGACTAAGCACCTTATTGTTTTGAAAGCTGCCCGGCATATTGATCGCAGGCTGTTCATAGGGGGTTTTCACCACTGCGGCACAACCGACCAGCGAGCTTCCCAGCAACAGGGCACTGGCAAGCTTGGTTAAATTCATTTGCATATCAGGTTCCTTATTCGCGAGAAAGTGCATCGACTGGATTCAGACGAGCAGCATTACGTGCCGGGATAAAGCCAAACACAATCCCGATCAGGCTTGAGCAGACAAAGGCAGCTACAATCGAAGTGGTTGAATATGCCATCTGGAACGTACCACCGGCAAAATGGGTAATCAGCTGGCCAATTCCGAGAGAAAGCAGCACACCCAAAATACCACCCAAGATACAGACCAGAACGGCTTCAATCAGGAATTGCTGCAAAATATCACTTTGACGTGCGCCAACGGCCATACGCACCCCGATTTCCTGAGTACGTTCAGTCACGGAGACCAGCATGATATTCATTACCCCAATCCCGCCGACCACTAGAGAAATCACGGCAATCGCTGAAATCAAAAGGGTCATGGTGGCTGTGGTTTGCTGAATGGTTTCACGGATACTATCAGCATTCTGGGTAAACACATCCTGCGCGCCATGGCGCTGTACCAGCAGATTCAGAATCGCATTTTCAGCCGCTGCACTTGGGTATTCATCCTTGATCCGCACAATGATGCTACGCACATTGGACTGCCCCAGCATACGGCTCATCACGGTGGAATAAGGCAGATAGACATTCAGGCTGTCATTATTGCCCATCATGCCTTTTTGCGCGTCGATCACCCCGATAATCCGGCTCGGTACGCTCCCGAGTAAAATCACCTGACCCACCGGATTGGTGCCATCCTTAAAGAAGGTATTTTTGGTATTGGTGTCAATGACGACATCTTGCGCCTGTTGCATGACACTACTGCGGTCAAAAGGCTGACCGGACTGGAACGTCATGCCACGCACATAGAAGAAATCCTCACTGACGCCGTTGACCGTGGTTGAAGCTTCGATTTCTTTATAACGGCCGGTGACACTGCTATTCACCGATGGGCTAACGCCATCGACATACGGTTGTTCAGCCAGCGCATCGGCATCGGCCGGAATCAGGGTTTTGGACTGTGAAGATCTGGAGTTATCCCCAAAGCCTCGACCCTGAAATACGGTAATGGTATTGGTCCCCAGACTGCTGATATTTTCCAGAATCTGCTTTTGTGAGCCATTACCGAGTGCCACCACCGAGACCACCGAAGCAATACCGATAATGATTCCGAGCATGGTCAAGAAAGTCCGCATGCGATGTGCATTCATGGCCAGCAAGGCCATACGGAAAGCTTCACCGAGACGGTCAACTGCAGAACGCCATGAAGAAATCTTCTTTTGTTCACTGCGGATTAGCGGCTGTTTTTCCAGATGCTCTTCGACTTCAGGAACATTGGGCTGATCAGAAATAATATTGCCGTCCGAGATCTCGATAATCCGCGTCGCATTTTTCGCTACATTATGATCATGCGTGACCAGAATGATGGTATGACCTTTAGCATTCAGTTCACGCAAAATGCGCATCACTTCAATACCGCTGTTCTTGTCCAATGCACCGGTCGGTTCATCGGCCAGAATCACGTCACCGCCATTCATTAACGCACGGGCAATCGAAACACGTTGCTGCTGACCACCAGAGAGCTGGCTCGGACGATTCTGGGTTTTTTCACCCAGACCCAGATCGGTCAGAATCTTGACGGCTCGCGCATGTCGTTCAGATGAATCTGCACCGGCATAAATCGCAGGAACTTCGACATTGCCTGCTGCGTTTAAATCACCCAATAAATGATAACGCTGGAAAATAAAGCCGAAATATTCACGGCGTAATTGCGCCAGTTCATCCGCTTCCAGTTCGCGGGTTTCACGGCCTTTAACCTTATAGCTACCGGTAGTTGGTTTGTCCAGACAACCCAGAATGTTCATCAGGGTCGATTTACCGGAACCGGACTGGCCGACAATCGCTACCAGTTCACCCGGATAAATCTCCAGATTCACCCCTTTTAAAATCTGGACCGTGCTTTCACCCGCAGGGAATTCACGAACCAGATTTTTCACCTCGAGGAGAGGCTGTTGTTGTGAATTCATGCTTACATTCTCATTGGGCCACGGCTATTGCCACCGCGTTTTGCTGCATCATTGGAGGTATCAGAACCATCGGCAATCACCACCTGATCACCACGTTTTAAACCTTTCAGCACTTGCGCAGTCGCGCGGTTATTCAAACCGATTAATACAGGGGTTGGTTTTGCAGTACCATCGGCTTGCAAGACACGAACCATGCCACGCTGTGCTTTACCTTGCTCAATCAGCGCAAGTTCTGCTTCAGACAGGTTTAGACGCGCTGGACGTTCACCGGCAGGGCGGTTGCCTTGAGCCGATTCAGCTTCAGAACGTGATGCCGGGCCGCCTTCACCGCGAGAACCCTCACCACGCGCTTCACCACGATTGACACGTGGCAGACGGTTTGAACCTTGAATGGCTGCAGCAGGAATGGTCAGTACATTTTTGGCTTCATCCAGCACGATATAAACTTGCGCCGTCATATCAATACGCAATTTTCCATCTTCATTCGGGACATCGAACAATGCGTTGTAATAAACCGCAGAACTTGACGATGAGCTTGATGTATTGCTATCGGTATTAATTGAATTGGGTGCAGGCTCAACTTGACGCAGTTTGGCGTAAATCTTTTTCTCGTTATTGCCTAAGGTAGTGAAATAAACCGTTTGACCTTCTTCAACTTTCATGACATCTGCTTCAGAAATTTCAGCTTTAATGGTCATGGTGTCCAGTTTTGCCAGTTTCACAATAGTCGGCGCACTCTGGTTGGCGTTTACAGTCTGACCTTCTTCGGTCACAATCGCCACAATCGTGCCATCCATCGGCGCCACAATCTGGGTGTAACCAAGATCTTCTTTGGCAGTCGCCAGCGTCAAACGCGACTGTTCAATCTGTGCATTGATGGCGGTGATATCCGCTTGCGCCGTTTTATAGTTCGCAAATGCCGATTCCAGCTCTGAGCGAGAAGTGGCATCCTGTGCATACATGGCTTTCTGACGGTTATATTCAGCTTCAACTTTAGCCAAATTCGCCTGTCTTACTGCAAGTTGTGCCATCTGATTTTTAATGCTGGCTTCAGCGGTTTTTAAATCATTTTCCTGACGAACGGAGTCAATCCGGGCAATCAGCTGACCTTGCTTGACCTGATCGCCCAGTTCTACATACATTTTTCTGACCTGACCCGAAACCTGCGCCCCCACGCTGACCATCTTGGTCGCTTCCAGAATACCAGTCGCCAGTACAGAGCTTTCGATATCGCCCTGGGTGACTTCAGCCGTAATATATTGCGGAGGCTGTTCTTTGGGTTTGAGGAAGTACCACCCCGCAGCGATGAGCGCAATGGCAATCACGGCGGCCATAATCAATTTCGTCGGTTTTATTTTTGGCATGATCAATATCGGTTCAAAATCAGAGAATTGTGAACGATTATAAAAGCGAAATTAGGATAAATCGTGTATTTTTTTAAACTAATAGGAATGATTATTATTTTATTTTTCGAATTTTGACAAAGACTTAGTGAAATAGGGGCTTGCCACAGATACTGGAAATCGCCTGTAGTACCAAATGCTCCGGATTTTCATGTCCGAGTCCTTTAATTGAGGCATCAATTCTTAATAATAACCCCGGCCAGGCCAGAAAAGTCTGTGGGCTGAGACGGCGCAAGGCTTGTTGATATAACCCGACTTTGGTTTTCCAGATCCCGATTTGCAAGGCATTTTGCGGTTGTTCAAACAGCTGCATCAACAGACGCATTTCCTTGCTGAGACTCCATAAAATCAGGCTCATCGGTTCACCTGAAACGACTAGATACTGAAAAATTTTGATCGACTGGGAAAGATTACCTTGTAGCAGGGCATCGCTCAAATCATAGGTGCTATAACGTGACTGATCTTGTAAACATGCATATAAATGATCAACCTGAATGATATCGACTTCAGCAAAGGTATCGCTAACCCGCATCAGGCTGTTCTTTGCTGCAAGCAGGTTGTGCTCATGATGTTGTTCCAGCCATTGCCAGGCATGATTGGCTAAACGAATGCCGAGTTTTTCAGCTTCAATACCCAGAATCTGCTGCCGGTCTTTTGGATAATTGGCCACCAGCGAAACATTCACACCATTGGCATCAATCAGCTGAAAGAAACTGGATTTCAGGCTATTACTATCCTGTTTGGGCATCACCACCAACAGCAGGTTTTGTTCATTATGCTGCAAATAGTTTTTCAGTAACTTGATTGCGCTGGCATCCGGTTTGATATTGCCATGTACTTCAATCGCCAACTGGGTTGAAAACAGCGACAAGCTGTTCAAGGCATTAAAGACGGTTTTCCAGTCAGCGACCGAACTAATGTCATAGCGTTGACGTTCAATGTCCTGCTTTTGCCAGCTGGCCCGAAAGGCATCAATTAAATTCTGTTCCAGCAAAGGCTCTTGACCATGCAAGACCCAAGCACCGCGAGCTTCATCGACACGTTTCAGGGCTTGCAGATAATCAAGTTTCATAAAGAGGTCTTATTGAGCAGGTTGCGCTGAGGTATTTTGTTTGGCTAAGGGTAAGCGGTTCGATGAAATCTGACGCGCGATCTGCTGCGCCACATCATCAATAATGACCTGATTCAGATATTTTTGTTCCTGGTCATCGGTGTTGACCGTTTCAATATCATATTGATACGTACGTGTTGCCACGACAGTGCGTGGTTCAGTGATCGGATTGCCTTGTGCATCTTCAATCCGGAAAGTCACGTTTAAACGTAACAAGGTTTCAACCAGTTTACCGTTCAGTTCCAGACGGCGAGGGGTGTAATCCAGGACACGTAACACATAAGCATTGGGTGCATTACTCAGCTGTACGCCTGCAGCACCGAGGTAAACTGCCAGTTTCTCTTGCAGTTCTTCAGTATTGGGCGGTAAAGACAGGCTCATGACAGAGTAAGCAACAGGGGCGGAGCTCAGATTGGTTCCTTTCAGATGAAAGCCACAGCCGACTAAGCCTGCACTCAGACCACAAGTTAAAACAATTGCTGCTAAATGTTTGCCCAAATGCATGTGTTGCCCTCTATGCTTCCCGAAGGGGAATATTTGAAATCCTGAACTGGATTGTAAAGTCAAAGCCCGTTGGCTGGCAACGGGCTTTGTTTGGGAATTGTGAAATCCTTTTGTTCCCCTCTTTTAAAGAGGGGTTAGGGGAGATTATTCCTTAAGTTCCCTCTCCTAAAAGGAGAGGGCTAGGGAGAGGTTAATTACCCTCATCCCAACCTTCTCCCAAAGGGAGAACGAGCTATATGGATTTAAACCACCAAATTCACTAATTTATTCGGTACCACAATTTCTTTCTTAGTTGGACCTGTCAAGAATTGTTGAACTTCAGGCAATGCTTTGGCTTGAGCCAAGATGTCATCTTTAGAGGCATCTACAGATACTTCAAGCTTACCACGAAGCTTACCGTTGACTTGAACCACAATAGTTTGTGTATTACGTGTCAGCGCAGATTCATCTACCGCAGGGAATAAAGTTGAATTCAATTCAATCCCAAATTCAGCCAATAAAGTCTGGCTTAAATGCGGTGCAAATGGTGCAAGTAAAGTTAACAGCGTGGTAATTGATTCACGTGCAACAGCAACGTCATTGTCATCTTGGGCTTCAAACTTGTTGTTGGCGTTTAGAAGTTCCATCAATGCAGCAATGGCAGTGTTAAATGCATGACGACGTTCGATGTCATCACCGACTTTTTGGATGGTTTCGTGTGTCTTACGACGTAGGTCTTGCGCAGCCGTAGACAGTGCCGATTTGTCGATGTTTGCAGCAGTATTCGCTTTTTCAAGGAAACCTGTTGCTAAACGCCATACACGTTTCAGGAAGCGGTTTGCACCTTCAACACCGGCATCAGACCATTCCAGTGATTGATCAGGTGGTGCAGCGAACATCATGAACACACGTGCCGTATCTGCGCCGTACTGGTCAATAATCGATTGCGGGTCGATACCGTTATTTTTCGATTTCGACATTTTTTCCTGACCACCAACGATAACGTCTTGGCCATCTTCTTTATATTTGGCAGAAAGCACACGGCCTTTTTCGTCTTTTTCAAGCTCGATATCTGCCGGATTAAACCAGGTTTTCTTACCTGAGTCTGCTTCACGGTAGAAGGTATCTGCTAGCACCATCCCTTGCGTTAACAAGTTAGTGAATGGTTCATTGCCTTGTACCACGCCTTCATCACGCATCAATTTGTGGAAGAAGCGTGCATAAAGTAAGTGCAGAATCGCGTGTTCAACACCACCGATGTATTGGTTGACAGGTAACCAAGTTTGACCCGCTTCAGGTTTTACCATGCCATCAGTAAAGTCTGGAGATGCATAACGTGCATAGTACCAAGATGATTCCACGAAGGTATCTAGCGTATCTGTTTCACGACGAGCATCGCCACCACAGCTTGGGCATGACGTTTCGTAGAATTCAGGCATTTTGTTCAACGGGTTACCTGAACCATCTGGAACAACGTCAGTCGGAAGAACCACAGGAAGCTGCTCTTCAGGTACTGGCACTTGACCACATGATGGACAGTTAATCATTGGAATTGGACAACCCCAATAACGCTGACGGGAAACACCCCAGTCACGTAAACGGAATTGAACCTTAGAACTTGCCAGGCCTGTTGGTTCTAATTTGGCAAGGAATGCATCGTATGCACCCTGGAAATCTAGACCGTCAAATTCGCCTGAATTAACCAGTTTAC from Acinetobacter lwoffii encodes the following:
- a CDS encoding LPS-assembly lipoprotein LptE, translated to MHLGKHLAAIVLTCGLSAGLVGCGFHLKGTNLSSAPVAYSVMSLSLPPNTEELQEKLAVYLGAAGVQLSNAPNAYVLRVLDYTPRRLELNGKLVETLLRLNVTFRIEDAQGNPITEPRTVVATRTYQYDIETVNTDDQEQKYLNQVIIDDVAQQIARQISSNRLPLAKQNTSAQPAQ
- the holA gene encoding DNA polymerase III subunit delta; this translates as MKLDYLQALKRVDEARGAWVLHGQEPLLEQNLIDAFRASWQKQDIERQRYDISSVADWKTVFNALNSLSLFSTQLAIEVHGNIKPDASAIKLLKNYLQHNEQNLLLVVMPKQDSNSLKSSFFQLIDANGVNVSLVANYPKDRQQILGIEAEKLGIRLANHAWQWLEQHHEHNLLAAKNSLMRVSDTFAEVDIIQVDHLYACLQDQSRYSTYDLSDALLQGNLSQSIKIFQYLVVSGEPMSLILWSLSKEMRLLMQLFEQPQNALQIGIWKTKVGLYQQALRRLSPQTFLAWPGLLLRIDASIKGLGHENPEHLVLQAISSICGKPLFH
- the leuS gene encoding leucine--tRNA ligase, which codes for MTTHIDSEYQASAIEPQVQQDWESRKAFKVADKVEGPRRYILSMFPYPSGKLHMGHVRNYTIGDVISRFHRLKGETVLQPMGWDAFGLPAENAAIAHQVAPAKWTFENIAYMRDQLKKLGLAVDWDREFATCTPEYYRWEQWLFVQLYKKGLIYRKLSTVNWDPVDQTVLANEQVENGRGWRSGALVEKRDIPMYYFRITDYAQELLDDLDTLKDGWPQQVLTMQRNWIGRSQGMDITFPSANPEIYADGLTVFTTRADTLMGVTYVAVAAEHPMALKAAETNPELAAFIEECRMGSVAEADLATAEKKGMATGLSVKHPVTGEEVPVWIANYVLMSYGSGAVMAVPSHDERDFEFANKYSLTIKQVIDAKGADDAEFSETEWQEWYGSKEGKLVNSGEFDGLDFQGAYDAFLAKLEPTGLASSKVQFRLRDWGVSRQRYWGCPIPMINCPSCGQVPVPEEQLPVVLPTDVVPDGSGNPLNKMPEFYETSCPSCGGDARRETDTLDTFVESSWYYARYASPDFTDGMVKPEAGQTWLPVNQYIGGVEHAILHLLYARFFHKLMRDEGVVQGNEPFTNLLTQGMVLADTFYREADSGKKTWFNPADIELEKDEKGRVLSAKYKEDGQDVIVGGQEKMSKSKNNGIDPQSIIDQYGADTARVFMMFAAPPDQSLEWSDAGVEGANRFLKRVWRLATGFLEKANTAANIDKSALSTAAQDLRRKTHETIQKVGDDIERRHAFNTAIAALMELLNANNKFEAQDDNDVAVARESITTLLTLLAPFAPHLSQTLLAEFGIELNSTLFPAVDESALTRNTQTIVVQVNGKLRGKLEVSVDASKDDILAQAKALPEVQQFLTGPTKKEIVVPNKLVNLVV
- a CDS encoding MacB family efflux pump subunit, translated to MNSQQQPLLEVKNLVREFPAGESTVQILKGVNLEIYPGELVAIVGQSGSGKSTLMNILGCLDKPTTGSYKVKGRETRELEADELAQLRREYFGFIFQRYHLLGDLNAAGNVEVPAIYAGADSSERHARAVKILTDLGLGEKTQNRPSQLSGGQQQRVSIARALMNGGDVILADEPTGALDKNSGIEVMRILRELNAKGHTIILVTHDHNVAKNATRIIEISDGNIISDQPNVPEVEEHLEKQPLIRSEQKKISSWRSAVDRLGEAFRMALLAMNAHRMRTFLTMLGIIIGIASVVSVVALGNGSQKQILENISSLGTNTITVFQGRGFGDNSRSSQSKTLIPADADALAEQPYVDGVSPSVNSSVTGRYKEIEASTTVNGVSEDFFYVRGMTFQSGQPFDRSSVMQQAQDVVIDTNTKNTFFKDGTNPVGQVILLGSVPSRIIGVIDAQKGMMGNNDSLNVYLPYSTVMSRMLGQSNVRSIIVRIKDEYPSAAAENAILNLLVQRHGAQDVFTQNADSIRETIQQTTATMTLLISAIAVISLVVGGIGVMNIMLVSVTERTQEIGVRMAVGARQSDILQQFLIEAVLVCILGGILGVLLSLGIGQLITHFAGGTFQMAYSTTSIVAAFVCSSLIGIVFGFIPARNAARLNPVDALSRE
- a CDS encoding tRNA threonylcarbamoyladenosine dehydratase, producing the protein MTDLLQDDEYDRRFAGVAKIYGEDSFNHYEKSHVMVIGIGGVGSWAVEALARSGVGELTLVDMDVVAASNINRQLPAMSTTLGHEKIEVMAERCRAINPRIKINLIDDYLTPENIKETLAGDPDLILDCIDDVKAKFALMLHCRFNKIPLIVSGGAGGKLDPLKIRVADLSKTEQDPMLAKLRAQLRSKGICKKPKEKFGITCVYSIDNPFSSADVCASAGLRCGGYGSAVVVTSSFAMVAVAEGLKKLDNKRAKA
- a CDS encoding MacA family efflux pump subunit; amino-acid sequence: MPKIKPTKLIMAAVIAIALIAAGWYFLKPKEQPPQYITAEVTQGDIESSVLATGILEATKMVSVGAQVSGQVRKMYVELGDQVKQGQLIARIDSVRQENDLKTAEASIKNQMAQLAVRQANLAKVEAEYNRQKAMYAQDATSRSELESAFANYKTAQADITAINAQIEQSRLTLATAKEDLGYTQIVAPMDGTIVAIVTEEGQTVNANQSAPTIVKLAKLDTMTIKAEISEADVMKVEEGQTVYFTTLGNNEKKIYAKLRQVEPAPNSINTDSNTSSSSSSSAVYYNALFDVPNEDGKLRIDMTAQVYIVLDEAKNVLTIPAAAIQGSNRLPRVNRGEARGEGSRGEGGPASRSEAESAQGNRPAGERPARLNLSEAELALIEQGKAQRGMVRVLQADGTAKPTPVLIGLNNRATAQVLKGLKRGDQVVIADGSDTSNDAAKRGGNSRGPMRM
- a CDS encoding efflux transporter outer membrane subunit, which gives rise to MQMNLTKLASALLLGSSLVGCAAVVKTPYEQPAINMPGSFQNNKVLSQQIHADILADQWWTLFKDPQLNNLVNEVLAQNTDLAVAGISLQQARIQARQAQSQQGVRVGDARISTGHRFSLDGGGDSSTGLSLGYPDLSYELDLFGKLANQTEAARWEALASEEDLQATAQSLIGTTAQLYWQLAYLNERYSVVQQNLATAQKTYDLVRVQYRAGAVSGLDLTQAEQAIQSQQATLSQIEQQRVETRTGLAVLLHMPVQQLAIQEPSRLPNIQLPSIQADLPASLLSRRPDLRATELRLRKALANKDANKASYYPSISLTGNLTTGIGSSTSLSNALKNPVATLGAGLTLPFLQWNDMKRDLQVNELEYEKAIIQYRQTMYEAFADVENALSNRTELTKQVTLQQRNVELAERTERLTEVRYRNGAVALKNLLDAQETTRNARLSLVQTRQNQYNAYVTLMQALGGSPIKQLP
- a CDS encoding tetratricopeptide repeat protein, with amino-acid sequence MWFLLVLILGIGALAIWMWKRPDPVKRDQAKAIQHDLWIEQIDAQLKHAARLSSDPEYPNYERAYQIYQGLAQQQEIPQAYVGMGLMHLQGLGHEQNTEKAISYLDKAFRLGSDEAAYHLGRIHEGEAYQQADPEKALYWYRHAVARGNLDAQYRITELSSTEGQPQNEMTAEKQRLALLIQNAGQGHANSQYQLAQYYLADSTTQDLVQGIHYLFLAAQQDHLAANQQIADDYARGQILPQDPTQALQFIKRCISLGDQKGLYDYYAGVLQGRIDTDQRQRVFQHLLQQSKEHADAQAKTLIGLAYFHGWYVDKNETMAFRYWSEAANSQHAPALCMIAALYFEQHLVANEPQKAFELYQAAYQLSPDDVSAQMGLALCYLNGVGTVKDIAKATQMIQSAAQHYWQIVAQSEADLIYIVGRFYSLAEYPLPTRDKAVQYLNQAVAKGSKEAAWFLYQALSGIYPVFICHSEQANRYLHQAAQLGHAQAQAELGLEYLKGQQIAQDIALGLSYLQKAAAQQNGVALNALGEAYEQGQGVESNIEQAVQYYQQAAAQVNADAYSHLGRLYTKGISVERDIGIARDWLEKGSLLGHERSIELLKNVNAYLQMK